The genomic region CACCCAAAAATTTGACCCATTCGTCTCTATCAATCAAAAGCACTTCGTTAGCTTGAGCCAATTTTTGAGCGGCTTGCGTGAAGTAGCTGTTGGTGATCACGCAAGCTTTTTCGCAAGCGTAGTAAGCTTTAGAAGAGACCACCTCTTGAATGGCTTTGGGCGAAACTTTATGCGAGTAGCGTTTGGCTTGAACCGCCCATTTGACGCCATCTTTTTCTACAATCAAATCCGCTCCATAATCGCCGCTTTTTTGAGTGATTGTAACTTCAAAACCCTTTGAAGTGAAAAAGATTTTAGAATATTCTTCAAATTCAAAGCCGTTCATGGCGTCTATTTTTTGCAAAATGCGTTTGAGTTGGCGCTCCTTATACGAAGAGATAACGCCTTGAAAAAGCACTAACATGGAAAAAACGCCAAGAAGCGCGAACAATTTTAAAAGCAAATCGTTAGCCGAGGTTACTAATTTCAATTCTAAGGCTTTTTCCAATAAAACATTCCATGCTAAATAAATCCCTACCGAAAACAAAATGACAAAAATAAAGAATAAAACCTTTTTCATGCCTTAAAGCCACTCTGCATTTTCTATAGCGTTCAAACGCTTTTCTAAACCCTCCATAAGAGAATAGTAAGCCTTATTAAGGGCCTTGATTAAAGCGTTATGATAGGATTTGTCTTCTTGGGAAAAAAGAGAGGGGTTATCGCCCAAACGATTAGCGTAATAAACAGGCACGCTGAAAGCAGTGGGGATTAAAAGGGTGTCAAACGGGCAAGTGGTTTGCGGGACGCATTCTAAAATCAAGCTCGCTTGAAGGTTTAAAAACTGCATGACAGATTTAGGGTCAGTGTTAGGCTCAATCGTCTTTTTAAGCCTTTCTTTAATGGCTTTTAAATCCTTAGGACTCTCTTCAAAAGAAAAAAAAACATTGCCTGAAATATTGAAAGTGAGAGTGCTTTTATCTTTTAAAAAATAAGCGATTTGCTGGGTGATCGCTTTTTTAAATTCTTTTTGGTAAAAGGGCGGCACAAAACGAGCGTTAAAAAAGATTTTAGGGGGGGTTAAAGTGGAAGCGGTTTTTAAAGCGCTGTTTTTGGGGTAATCTTTATATTTTAAGTGGAGCGTCGTTTTGTTGAAAAACTGACACCCTAGTAAAATAAAAACGACACCAACGCTTAAAACCCTTAGCATTCTACCAAACGCCCATGCTCTAATTTCACATGCTTGGTGGCTAATTTAAGCGTGCTTGGGTTGTGCGAGATGAGAATGATCAAGCGGTTTTGTTTCAATTCTAAAATGCTTTGTTTGACGCTCTCTTCTGTGTGATTGTCTAAAGCGGAAGTGGCTTCATCAAAGATTAAAACTTGAGCGTCTTTATACAAAGCTCTTGCAATGGCGATTCTTTGGCGTTGGCCACCACTAAGATTAGCGCCAAATTCATCTAAAATGCTCTCTATCCCATGAGGCATTTTTTCCACAAAATCTAAGGCTTGAGCTTTTTTTAGGCATTCTTTGATTTTCACCTCATCAATTTCTAAACCATACGCCACATTTTCAGCCACGCTCCCGTTAAAAATAAACACCCTTTGAGTGACAACGCTAATCTTTTCTCTTAAGGATTTTTGAGTGATGCTCTCTATTTTTTGATCATTGATGAAAATTTCGCCCTGGCTTGGCTCATAAAGGCGTAAAATCAGATTCACTAATGAGCTTTTACCGCTCCCGCTTTCGCCTTTTAAAGCGATGATTTCATTTTGTTGGAATTTCAAACTAATATCGCTTAAAACATAACGCTCTTGATTGTCTAGTGCATAAGCCAGCCATACTTTTTTAAACTCTATGGTGTGTATGGCGTTATTTAGCGTCAATTCCCCATCAACAATAACCGGCTCTCTTTCTAAAATCTCATGAATCCTGTCGCTAGCGACTAAGGCTTCTTGAAAATTAGAAACAATCCTAGTTAAGCGTTTGATCGGCGTATAGAGCATAAAAAGGGCCGTGATGAAAGAAAAAAACGCCCCCACGCTAATATGGCCCCTAATCACTTCATTCCCCCCTAAATAAATCACTAACGCTATAGCGATTGAGCCTAAAAACTCCATTAAAGGCGAAGAAATTTCAGCCACAGCGATGTTTTTGATACCGATTTTAAAAAACGCTTCATTTTCTTTCACAAAAGCCCTATGCTCTAATTTTTCGCCATTAGAGATTTTAATCGCTTCCACATTGTTAAAGACTTCGCTCAAACGAGCGGTGATTTTGGCGTTACTCTCTTGATGGGATTTAGCGAGTTTTTTAACCTTACGAATGATTTTACTGATAGGAATAGCGGCTAGCGGCATGATGACTAGCCCCACTAGCGCTAATTTAGGGCTTTGATAGATCACCACCCCCACTAACCCAACAACCGTTAGCCCCTCTCTTATACTCTCTGAAAGATAATTGGACAAACTCGCTCTAATCAAACCTATGTCATTGGTGATCCTTGCGATCAATTCGCCCTTTTTAGTCCTGTTAAAAAAATCCATTTCCATTTTGAGAAGGCTTTCTAACATAGTATTGCGTATTTTTTTGACAATATCAAGCCCAATAAAGTTAGTGAAATAAGTGCCTAAATACATGCCCCCACTCTTACCCAAATACGCCAAAATCACTAAAAAAGGCAGGATTTTGAGCATGTGAGTGTCTTTATTGATAAAAATTTCATCTAAAGTGGGCTTGACCAAATAAGTCCCCCAAGCCGTGCTTAAAGCCACCACTAAAGAAGAAAATAAAACCACTATAAAACTTTTATAATGCTCTTTAAGGTATTTAGAATACCGCCTGAAAAAGAGTTTCAAATGCTTAACCTTTGGATTTGATTAAACTTGTATTATAGTGTTTTTATTAAGGGATTTTTAACGCTTTAATAAACAGCTTAAAGCGATTGATTAGAATTTAGCGCTAAGGGTTGTCATCAAATGGCTCCTGTCTGAATAAAGCACTTTAGAGCCGGGCGTGGGTCTGTAACTCCCCACCGTAAAGCCTGCATGCGTCATCACGCCAAAGTATTCTAATTTCACGCTCGCTGTCAAACTCTTACTGATTTTATAGCCCACATTAACAGCCGCGCTCGCTTCATTGGCTAAAGCGCCGCTAGTCCAACGCCATAAAGTCCCCCACAGCCATTTTTTATGCACGCCCCCACCAAAAACCCAACCAGAGACGGCATCAGCGGTTACCACATGGCTTAAAGCTTGCCCTATATCATAAACGCTATTGGTCCAAAAATCAATGCCTAAAGGGTTTCCTGTCGTGCCGATGTAAGCGTTTGCGTTTTTCCACACTTTATAAAACGCTCCCCCAAAATTAAATTCATTGTAATCAAATCGTTGCCTAATAAGCAAGCTTTGCCCGGCAGTGCCAGCTTTCACAGCGTAACGATAAGTATCTCTTCTTAAGGGGGCATGGACAGGGAGCAAAATATAAGCCTTCGTTTCGGATCTAAAGCCCACGCCATTGAAATTAGGGTTACTATCATAGCCTACAGCCACCCCAGGGCTATAATAAGTCCCGGGCGAAAATTGGAAAAAAGGGCTGATGCTAACCCCTTTTCTCTCATAAGTGTAGTTCACTAAATGGATACCATAATTTAGAGTGCGCCCGTTTTTAACCACGGTTCTTGGAGAGTAAAAATCATAAATCCACTCCCCATAAGCGAACGCCCTACCCCATGAGCTAAACCACCATAGTTTATGACTCCCATCATTTTTATCCTTGACTTTAGCGCTGATTTCAAAGCCTTGCGTGTAACCGCTCATATAAGGAGCATTGGATTGATAACGCCCCCCTTTAGCCGCAAATATATCCTTATAGCGGTATTCTAAAAAAGCGTTATTCATCAAATAATTACGGCGGATTTTATTAGCCCTAGCGTTCCCGCACGCTATAGAATCAATCACCTTGCCATCAGAACCAAGCGCGCACTCATGGATACTCGTGCCATCAAGCAAAGCTCTTTTACCCCCTAAATAGCCATCCCAATAACCGATGTAGTTATAAATAACCGATCCACCTTGATTGAATTTCGTGCTATCATAAGCAATCCCTCCTAGCGTGCCACCGACTTTTCCCTCTAAAACATGCCCTTGATCTTTAAGGCTTTTGGATAAAAAATCCGCATAGATATTGCCCTGACCTACAGCGGTTACAAAAGTCTCTGTAGGATAAATCCCCCTAGCTATATCAATCTTTTTTTTATTAAAGCCAACTTTAGAAAAGGACTCCGCTAAAACTTCAATTTTATAATCAAACGCTTGCAAAGAAGCGCTCAAACTTAAAACATATAACCCGCAAAAAACTTGATTCTTTAAAGGCGCGCTATTTTTCATTTTTTTCCTTTTAATAGCCAATACATCTTAAAGACTACAATTCTTAACTGATCTAAAAACAAAGAAGCATAATCAAGCTATTTATTTACTTTTAATTAACCCAATTATTTTAGATTATAACGAAATTATTTTAGTTTCATCATAAAATGAGATGAAGTAAATCAAAATTTAATCAAAGTGGTGTTTTTGTGCCGTTTTACAACCAAACCCATTTTTTTAATATGAAAGTCCTTATATTGATTTTAAAAAATGCTAAAAAGCATTTTTTAAGTTTGACAATCAATCTAATAGCAAAAACTCCAACACCGCCATGCGCATTGCCACGCCATTTTTGACTTGCTCTAAGACTTTAGAACGCTTGTCTTCTAACACTGCGCTTTCTATATCAATATCCCTATGCACCGGGCCTGGGTGTAAAATAATGATCTCTTTATTTTTAGCGTGAGCGCTTAGGCGTTTTTGGGTGATGCAATAAGCGTTGCCGTAATCTTTCAAGCTCGCAAAAATGGGTGCGTTGTGCCGTTCGGTTTGGGTCCTCAAACTCATTAAGATGTCAGCAAATTCTATCGCTTCTTCAATGTTGTGCGTCGTTTTTAAAGGAGTGGTAGGGAGCATGGAGCTTGGAGCGCACAGCATGATCTCAAGCCCTAGCCTTTGGAGCAATTTAATGTTGCTATTAGCTACTCTGGAATTTTTCACATCGCCTATGAAAGCGATTTTCTTCCCTTTTAGATTTTCTAAACCGCCAAAATGCCGATAAAGGGTGAGCAAATCTAATAACGCTTGGGTAGGATGAGCGCTTGTGCCGCTTCCTGCGTTAATCAAGGGGCATTGTGAAAATTCGGCTAATTTAAAAGGCGCGCTTGAAAAAGCATGCCGTGTGATGATAGCGTCAGGCTGCATGGCATGGATATTTTTGAAAGTGTCTATCAAAGTTTCACCCTTTGAAGCGGAGCTTGTTTGCATGTTTAATTTCACTATTTTTGCCCCCAACCTTAGGCTTGCGATTTCAAAACTAGACACCGTTCTGGTGGAATTTTCAAAAAATAACGCCACGATGATTTTATTTTGCATTTTTTCTTTCGTTTCTAAAGATACGGCGTTAAAATCGTTCGCATAAACGCTCGCTTTGTTCAATAAAAGCTTGATTTCATCTAGGCTTAAATCGCTGGTTTGGAGCAAGTGTCGGCATTTTTTTGGCATAAAACCCCCTTTTAGTTATAATATCGGTTTTATTTTAGCTAAAAATGGCATGGGTTTTAGCAAGGAATGGGCTTGAAAAATCTCTCAACACTTCTGGTGTTTTTATTCTTTTGTTTGGGGTGTGTGAGCAATTTTAATGAAGACACCTACACGCTAGACTTAGTTTTAGAAAAAAAGATCCAAGCCAGCAGGAAAGGCGAAATCACCAAAGATAATGTGCCTATCATCACGGCTATCGCTACGCATTTAAACGATGTGGATAGCGGCACTTACTATGACCATGAGTATTTTTTAGTGGAGATTTTCACGCAAAATAACGACTGGATAGATGATGGCTATATTTCTTATGAACTTTTTGGCACAAAACCTATAGGCTCAGAGCCTTTATGGGTGCGAGAAATCACAAAAGATGAATTCGATGGCATTTTAGAAACCACGAACCGGTGGAGCCGAGCTTTTTTGCTCGCTTTTAACAAATTGGATTATTTAGCGGTGCAAGAAGCCAAACTAGAGCTTGATGCCTATAGTTTAGGCAAGATTGTTTTTAATTTCGCTTATCAAGTCCCCTTACCTCAATTTTAATGCGATTAGATTACGCCTTATTCAACCAGCATTTAGCAAATAGCAGAGAAAAAGCTAAAGCGTTGGTTTTAAAAAATCAGGTTTTAGTCAATAAGGTAGTCATCTCTAAACCCTCTTTTATCGTTGAAGAGGGTGATCAAATTGAATTAATCGCTACCAATCCATTCGTTAGCAGGGCTGGGGAAAAATTAGGGGCTTTTTTAGAAGATCATTTTATAGATTTTAAAGAAAAGGTGGTTTTAGATGTGGGAGCGAGCAAGGGGGGCTTTAGTCAAGTGGCTCTTTTAAAAGGGGCCAAAAAGGTGCTTTGCGTGGATGTGGGGAAAATGCAATTAGATGAAAATTTAAGGAACGATACACGCATAGAATGTTACGAAGAATGCGATATTAGAGGGTTTAAAACGCCAGAAACAATTGATTTAGTGCTTTGTGATGTGAGCTTTATTTCTTTATATTGTATTTTAGAAGCGATTTTGCCTTTAAGCGATGAATTTTTGGCGCTTTTCAAACCGCAATTTGAAGTGGGTAGAAAAATAAAACGCAATAAAAAGGGGGTGGTAATGGATAAAAAAGCCATTTTGAACGCTTTAGAAAACTTTAAAAACCATTTAAAAACAAAGGATTTTCAAATCTTAAAGATCCAAGAAAGCTTAGTGAAAGGGAAAAACGGGAATGTTGAATTTTTTATCCATTTCAAGCGAGCCTGAGATTAAAAGCCTAGCTATCGGTAAATTTGATGGCTTGCATCTAGGGCATCAAGCCCTTTTTAAGGAATTAAAAGATCCCAAAGCCCTTTTAATCATAGAAAAAAAACATTACACTAAAGGCTATTTAACCCCCCTAAAATACCGCGCTAAACTCGTGGGCATGCCTTTATTTTTTGTGTATTTAGAAGAGATTTCACTCCTAAATGCTTTAGAATTTTTAGATCTTTTAAAAAAGAAATTCCCCAATTTAGAACGCCTAGTGGTGGGTTATGATTTCAGGTTTGGGCATGGGAGGCAAAATGACGCTTTATTTTTAAAAGAGCGTTTTGAAAAAACCATTATTGTGCCTGAAGTGAAGGTCCAAAACATTAGCGTGCATTCTAAGATGATCAAACTAGCCCTAAGTCATGGCGACTTGCTTTTAGCTAACAAGCTCTTAGGCAGGCCTTATGAAGTGTGCGGGAAAGTCATTAGCGATCAAGGCTTAGGGCATAAAGAATTAGCGCCTACTTTAAATATAACAACTAAAGATTTTATCCTCCCTGGTTTTGGGGTGTATGCGAGTTTAGTGAAAATAAAAGATCAAATTTATCAAAAAAGCGTGAGTTTTATAGGCAATCGCTTAAGCACGGATCACAATTTCGCCATAGAATGCCATGCAATTGACACTATCATAGAAAACCCGCCTAAAGAAATCGCTTTGCGTTGGGTTCAAAAAATACGAGACAACATGCGTTTTAATTCTTTAAAAGAGCTTAAAAATCAGATCCAACAAGACATCTTAATGGCCAAAGAGATTTTGAGATAATTTGTGTTAAAATGGCTCTCAAAAACCTTAAAAATGGAAAAATTTGATGCGATTGAGTAACGCTGACTTAGAACGATTAAAAAGCATGGCGAACACGCTTCGTTTTTTATGCGCGGACATGATAGATAAGGCTAATAGCGGGCATCCGGGCGTGTGCTT from Helicobacter pylori harbors:
- a CDS encoding bifunctional riboflavin kinase/FAD synthetase, which encodes MLNFLSISSEPEIKSLAIGKFDGLHLGHQALFKELKDPKALLIIEKKHYTKGYLTPLKYRAKLVGMPLFFVYLEEISLLNALEFLDLLKKKFPNLERLVVGYDFRFGHGRQNDALFLKERFEKTIIVPEVKVQNISVHSKMIKLALSHGDLLLANKLLGRPYEVCGKVISDQGLGHKELAPTLNITTKDFILPGFGVYASLVKIKDQIYQKSVSFIGNRLSTDHNFAIECHAIDTIIENPPKEIALRWVQKIRDNMRFNSLKELKNQIQQDILMAKEILR
- a CDS encoding neuraminyllactose-binding hemagglutinin family protein; this translates as MLRVLSVGVVFILLGCQFFNKTTLHLKYKDYPKNSALKTASTLTPPKIFFNARFVPPFYQKEFKKAITQQIAYFLKDKSTLTFNISGNVFFSFEESPKDLKAIKERLKKTIEPNTDPKSVMQFLNLQASLILECVPQTTCPFDTLLIPTAFSVPVYYANRLGDNPSLFSQEDKSYHNALIKALNKAYYSLMEGLEKRLNAIENAEWL
- a CDS encoding restriction endonuclease — protein: MKKVLFFIFVILFSVGIYLAWNVLLEKALELKLVTSANDLLLKLFALLGVFSMLVLFQGVISSYKERQLKRILQKIDAMNGFEFEEYSKIFFTSKGFEVTITQKSGDYGADLIVEKDGVKWAVQAKRYSHKVSPKAIQEVVSSKAYYACEKACVITNSYFTQAAQKLAQANEVLLIDRDEWVKFLGGKN
- the hofB gene encoding outer membrane beta-barrel protein HofB; this encodes MKNSAPLKNQVFCGLYVLSLSASLQAFDYKIEVLAESFSKVGFNKKKIDIARGIYPTETFVTAVGQGNIYADFLSKSLKDQGHVLEGKVGGTLGGIAYDSTKFNQGGSVIYNYIGYWDGYLGGKRALLDGTSIHECALGSDGKVIDSIACGNARANKIRRNYLMNNAFLEYRYKDIFAAKGGRYQSNAPYMSGYTQGFEISAKVKDKNDGSHKLWWFSSWGRAFAYGEWIYDFYSPRTVVKNGRTLNYGIHLVNYTYERKGVSISPFFQFSPGTYYSPGVAVGYDSNPNFNGVGFRSETKAYILLPVHAPLRRDTYRYAVKAGTAGQSLLIRQRFDYNEFNFGGAFYKVWKNANAYIGTTGNPLGIDFWTNSVYDIGQALSHVVTADAVSGWVFGGGVHKKWLWGTLWRWTSGALANEASAAVNVGYKISKSLTASVKLEYFGVMTHAGFTVGSYRPTPGSKVLYSDRSHLMTTLSAKF
- a CDS encoding ABC transporter ATP-binding protein, which encodes MKLFFRRYSKYLKEHYKSFIVVLFSSLVVALSTAWGTYLVKPTLDEIFINKDTHMLKILPFLVILAYLGKSGGMYLGTYFTNFIGLDIVKKIRNTMLESLLKMEMDFFNRTKKGELIARITNDIGLIRASLSNYLSESIREGLTVVGLVGVVIYQSPKLALVGLVIMPLAAIPISKIIRKVKKLAKSHQESNAKITARLSEVFNNVEAIKISNGEKLEHRAFVKENEAFFKIGIKNIAVAEISSPLMEFLGSIAIALVIYLGGNEVIRGHISVGAFFSFITALFMLYTPIKRLTRIVSNFQEALVASDRIHEILEREPVIVDGELTLNNAIHTIEFKKVWLAYALDNQERYVLSDISLKFQQNEIIALKGESGSGKSSLVNLILRLYEPSQGEIFINDQKIESITQKSLREKISVVTQRVFIFNGSVAENVAYGLEIDEVKIKECLKKAQALDFVEKMPHGIESILDEFGANLSGGQRQRIAIARALYKDAQVLIFDEATSALDNHTEESVKQSILELKQNRLIILISHNPSTLKLATKHVKLEHGRLVEC
- the pyrB gene encoding aspartate carbamoyltransferase; the encoded protein is MPKKCRHLLQTSDLSLDEIKLLLNKASVYANDFNAVSLETKEKMQNKIIVALFFENSTRTVSSFEIASLRLGAKIVKLNMQTSSASKGETLIDTFKNIHAMQPDAIITRHAFSSAPFKLAEFSQCPLINAGSGTSAHPTQALLDLLTLYRHFGGLENLKGKKIAFIGDVKNSRVANSNIKLLQRLGLEIMLCAPSSMLPTTPLKTTHNIEEAIEFADILMSLRTQTERHNAPIFASLKDYGNAYCITQKRLSAHAKNKEIIILHPGPVHRDIDIESAVLEDKRSKVLEQVKNGVAMRMAVLEFLLLD
- a CDS encoding TlyA family RNA methyltransferase; its protein translation is MRLDYALFNQHLANSREKAKALVLKNQVLVNKVVISKPSFIVEEGDQIELIATNPFVSRAGEKLGAFLEDHFIDFKEKVVLDVGASKGGFSQVALLKGAKKVLCVDVGKMQLDENLRNDTRIECYEECDIRGFKTPETIDLVLCDVSFISLYCILEAILPLSDEFLALFKPQFEVGRKIKRNKKGVVMDKKAILNALENFKNHLKTKDFQILKIQESLVKGKNGNVEFFIHFKRA